Proteins co-encoded in one Prevotella sp. E13-27 genomic window:
- the rfbA gene encoding glucose-1-phosphate thymidylyltransferase RfbA, with amino-acid sequence MKGIVLAGGSGTRLYPITKGVSKQLLPIYDKPMVYYPISALMLAGIRDILIISTPYDLPGFKRLLGDGSDYGVHFEYAEQPSPDGLAQAFIIGEKFISDDSACLVLGDNIFYGSGFTALLRNAVKDAEENKKATVFGYWVSDPERYGVAEFDKNGNCLSIEEKPKEPKSNYAVVGLYFYPNKVVNVAKTIKPSARGELEITTVNQEFLKDGELKVQVFGRGFAWLDTGTHDSLAEASTFVEVIEKRQGLKVACLEGIAYRNGWISEEKMRELAKPMLKNQYGQYLLKVIDEMKEEINSLSFTHPNMLGPKE; translated from the coding sequence ATGAAAGGAATAGTACTTGCTGGAGGTTCCGGCACCAGACTTTACCCTATTACAAAGGGTGTTAGCAAACAATTGCTACCTATTTATGATAAACCGATGGTTTATTATCCAATCAGTGCTTTGATGCTAGCAGGTATCAGGGATATTCTTATTATCTCCACGCCATACGACCTTCCTGGCTTTAAGCGTTTGCTGGGGGATGGCTCAGATTATGGAGTACATTTTGAATATGCAGAACAGCCCAGTCCCGATGGCCTCGCTCAGGCTTTCATCATTGGCGAAAAGTTCATTAGTGATGACAGTGCCTGCCTTGTTTTGGGTGATAATATCTTCTACGGCAGTGGCTTTACCGCTTTGCTCCGTAACGCAGTGAAAGATGCTGAGGAGAACAAGAAAGCCACCGTCTTCGGTTACTGGGTCAGCGATCCAGAGCGTTATGGTGTGGCAGAATTTGATAAGAACGGCAATTGCCTCAGCATTGAAGAGAAGCCTAAAGAGCCGAAGAGCAATTATGCTGTGGTGGGGCTTTACTTCTACCCCAACAAGGTGGTGAACGTTGCCAAGACCATCAAGCCCTCTGCACGTGGTGAATTGGAAATAACTACTGTTAATCAGGAGTTCTTAAAGGATGGAGAACTGAAAGTTCAGGTCTTTGGCCGTGGCTTCGCATGGTTAGATACAGGTACTCATGATAGCCTTGCAGAGGCATCCACCTTCGTAGAGGTCATTGAGAAACGCCAGGGTCTGAAGGTGGCCTGCTTGGAGGGTATTGCTTACCGCAATGGATGGATTTCTGAAGAAAAGATGCGTGAGTTGGCAAAGCCTATGCTCAAGAATCAATACGGTCAGTATCTTCTCAAAGTCATCGACGAAATGAAAGAAGAGATTAACTCGCTTAGTTTCACTCACCCTAATATGTTGGGACCAAAAGAATAA
- a CDS encoding DapH/DapD/GlmU-related protein, whose protein sequence is MSLPEAFCIAHFGGITFYPKSCGKNVLLRPGVVVGTAGSFDYSKNPIIGNNVKFGAHSCVLGGVEIGDNVVIAANAVVVKDVPSNCVVAGVPARIVRYLTENNNQKE, encoded by the coding sequence ATGAGCCTTCCAGAGGCTTTCTGTATAGCCCATTTTGGCGGCATTACGTTTTATCCGAAGTCTTGCGGAAAAAATGTATTGCTGCGGCCAGGTGTCGTTGTCGGAACGGCTGGTAGTTTCGATTATAGTAAGAATCCAATTATTGGAAACAATGTGAAATTTGGAGCCCATTCCTGCGTTCTGGGGGGGGTGGAAATTGGTGATAACGTGGTTATAGCTGCAAATGCTGTGGTTGTTAAAGATGTGCCTTCTAACTGCGTAGTTGCAGGTGTTCCTGCAAGAATTGTTAGATATTTAACTGAAAACAATAATCAAAAAGAATAA
- a CDS encoding acyltransferase: MYRIVCMLMIVAHHFILSGFVADNGPLVNKPLSANSVFLWIFGAWGKTGINCFMMITGYFMCTSKITLRKLLKLLAQVYFYRLIFFALFLSIGYETLSTMRLVKILMPFWGVEYGFTPCFIVFFLTIPFWTILVQNMTKRQHELLLILMLGCYTLLGSVPTFTVSFNYVTWFGIIFLIASYIRLYPTRIFERKALWGWLTLTLIIVSMLSVVILQKYLGANYFFMSDTNKVLAVAVAVSSFLWFKNIDIKYSRVINAFGAGTFGVLLIHANSDAMRTWLWKDTINAVGHYSLDFGHLVLFSVGVVLAVFIICNLIDQLRIATVEKWFFNWYDNKVSMKAEALVNKIIMKQ, translated from the coding sequence TTGTATCGAATTGTCTGTATGCTGATGATTGTTGCCCACCATTTTATCCTATCTGGTTTTGTTGCGGACAACGGTCCCTTAGTTAACAAACCTCTATCAGCAAATAGTGTTTTTCTTTGGATATTCGGGGCATGGGGTAAGACAGGTATCAATTGCTTTATGATGATTACTGGGTACTTTATGTGTACCAGTAAAATCACATTACGGAAGCTCTTAAAACTCTTGGCTCAGGTTTACTTTTACAGATTAATCTTTTTTGCGCTTTTTTTGAGCATAGGATATGAAACGTTGAGTACAATGAGGTTGGTGAAGATACTGATGCCTTTCTGGGGGGTGGAGTATGGTTTTACACCGTGTTTTATAGTGTTTTTCCTCACAATACCTTTTTGGACAATTCTTGTTCAGAACATGACAAAACGGCAACATGAATTGCTTTTGATACTTATGCTTGGTTGTTATACACTATTAGGGTCTGTACCAACTTTCACGGTTTCTTTTAATTATGTAACCTGGTTTGGTATTATATTCTTAATTGCTTCATATATTCGTCTATACCCAACAAGAATATTTGAGCGTAAAGCACTTTGGGGATGGTTGACACTGACTCTGATTATCGTGTCTATGCTGAGTGTTGTAATACTACAAAAGTATTTAGGGGCCAATTATTTCTTCATGTCGGACACCAATAAGGTTTTAGCTGTAGCAGTGGCTGTAAGCTCATTCCTGTGGTTCAAAAATATAGACATCAAGTATAGTAGAGTCATTAATGCCTTTGGCGCAGGAACATTTGGCGTGTTGTTAATCCACGCTAATTCTGATGCAATGAGAACTTGGCTATGGAAGGATACGATTAATGCGGTTGGTCATTATTCACTGGATTTTGGGCATTTAGTGCTATTCAGTGTTGGAGTAGTCTTGGCTGTTTTTATTATTTGCAATTTAATAGATCAATTACGTATTGCCACTGTAGAAAAATGGTTCTTTAACTGGTATGATAATAAGGTTTCAATGAAAGCTGAAGCCCTTGTTAATAAGATAATAATGAAACAATAG
- a CDS encoding BCCT family transporter has product MINWYKANSVFFWTLVIAICVIVFGAVYSSTLGDIAGKFMSWVSHYFGWLYILSIVAFIGFCVWIAMSKYGKIKLGKNDDKPEFSTFSWYAMLFCGSTGIGLVFWSIAEPLSHYAAPPVGIEPGTMDAIDFSIRTCYLHWGITQWVCFAVVGLGIAYFQFRKGKNAQLSNLLTPLVGEKRTNGWFGRFIDGFSVVVSFAGVATSLGLGVSQICGGLEHLFGIPKTQETILWIIIFITLVFIISAITGVYKGIKILSNFNTYLALALLAVAFIVGPKVTILNNLTNSVGQHIQYFFKDLFMTNAFGDNEWVMNWRVFYYAWFVAWVPFVGMFVARISKGRTIREFIMGVVLVPSLFTILWLSVFSAIALSTVQGWSLENVQQLIASPETAVFIVFQNYPLSKIISMMIVVLLGVFFITSADSATYSLSVMTSNGSITPPTYKKVIWGIVVAAIAYILLSAGSLKPLQTISIAATLPFLIIMIAMMPALVKELKKDKE; this is encoded by the coding sequence ATGATAAATTGGTACAAAGCGAATAGCGTCTTTTTCTGGACGCTGGTCATTGCAATTTGCGTGATAGTATTTGGCGCTGTATATAGCAGTACGCTTGGTGACATTGCCGGAAAATTTATGAGTTGGGTGAGCCATTATTTCGGATGGCTCTACATCCTTTCCATTGTGGCCTTCATTGGATTCTGTGTATGGATTGCAATGAGTAAATATGGTAAGATTAAGCTCGGTAAAAACGATGATAAGCCGGAGTTCAGTACCTTTAGCTGGTATGCCATGCTTTTCTGTGGCAGCACTGGCATTGGGCTAGTGTTCTGGAGTATTGCTGAGCCGCTTTCTCATTATGCTGCTCCACCTGTAGGCATAGAGCCTGGAACGATGGACGCAATAGATTTCTCTATCCGTACCTGCTATCTGCACTGGGGTATCACTCAGTGGGTTTGCTTTGCTGTGGTTGGATTGGGTATAGCATATTTTCAGTTCCGCAAAGGAAAGAATGCTCAACTGAGTAATCTGCTAACTCCTCTTGTTGGTGAAAAGAGAACCAACGGCTGGTTTGGAAGGTTCATTGACGGATTCTCTGTAGTTGTATCATTTGCTGGTGTTGCTACTTCACTAGGACTTGGCGTTAGCCAGATTTGTGGTGGTTTGGAGCATTTGTTTGGAATTCCCAAGACACAAGAGACAATACTCTGGATTATTATCTTTATCACTCTTGTGTTTATCATCAGTGCCATCACTGGTGTTTACAAAGGCATCAAGATTCTGTCCAATTTCAACACCTATTTAGCTTTAGCGCTTTTGGCTGTAGCATTTATAGTAGGTCCAAAAGTTACCATTCTGAATAACTTGACAAATAGTGTTGGTCAGCACATTCAGTATTTCTTCAAAGATCTGTTTATGACCAATGCCTTTGGTGATAATGAGTGGGTAATGAACTGGCGCGTTTTCTACTATGCCTGGTTTGTGGCATGGGTACCGTTTGTTGGTATGTTTGTGGCCAGAATCTCCAAAGGGCGCACCATCCGTGAGTTTATAATGGGTGTGGTGCTGGTCCCTTCATTATTTACTATCTTATGGTTATCGGTGTTCAGCGCCATAGCGCTCAGTACTGTGCAGGGATGGAGTTTGGAAAACGTACAACAGTTGATTGCTTCGCCTGAGACAGCAGTATTCATTGTGTTCCAGAACTATCCACTGAGCAAAATCATTTCTATGATGATAGTCGTGCTGCTTGGCGTGTTCTTTATTACTTCTGCAGATAGCGCAACCTATTCTCTTAGTGTAATGACATCTAACGGAAGTATTACACCGCCTACCTATAAAAAGGTTATTTGGGGTATAGTTGTAGCCGCCATTGCATATATTTTGCTCTCTGCCGGTAGTTTGAAACCGTTGCAGACCATTTCAATTGCTGCCACACTGCCGTTCTTGATAATTATGATAGCTATGATGCCTGCATTGGTGAAAGAGTTGAAAAAAGATAAAGAGTAA
- a CDS encoding acyl carrier protein translates to MELDEFVKNFAEQFEDTDTSEITASTQYHDLDEWSSLIGMSVIAMVKEVYGKKVTGKQIKECKTVEALFNVIAAAE, encoded by the coding sequence ATGGAATTAGACGAATTTGTAAAGAACTTTGCTGAGCAGTTTGAGGATACTGATACTTCTGAAATCACAGCCTCTACACAATATCACGATCTTGATGAGTGGAGTTCACTCATTGGTATGAGTGTGATTGCTATGGTCAAAGAGGTCTATGGTAAGAAGGTGACAGGAAAGCAGATTAAAGAGTGCAAGACAGTAGAAGCATTGTTTAACGTAATAGCTGCCGCAGAATGA
- a CDS encoding DegT/DnrJ/EryC1/StrS family aminotransferase, with the protein MDKITVTSPLLPSLDEFNEMLKEIWASKWVTNNGQFHRQLEQELAEYLKVPYISLFTNGTLPLLTALQALRITGEVITTPYSFVATTHSIWWNGCRPVFVDIEEETCGIDPDKIEAAITPKTTAIMPVHCYGKPVNMKAIQAIADKYGLKVIYDAAHAFGVEVDGESVLNAGDMSTLSFHATKVYNTLEGGALVMHDEVTKKRIDYLKNFGFAGETEVVAPGINSKVDEVRAAYGLLNLKQVDEAIEKRHQVAIKYRKALRNVPGIRFFDDMSGVRHNYSYFPIFINAKEYGKTRDQLYFEMKEKNVLGRRYFYPLISTFSTYRGLPSAAPANLPVATRLAEEVICLPMHHELSEEDITRVLNLIM; encoded by the coding sequence ATGGATAAAATTACCGTCACCTCGCCGTTGCTGCCCAGCCTCGACGAGTTTAATGAAATGCTTAAAGAAATCTGGGCAAGTAAGTGGGTAACAAACAACGGTCAGTTCCATAGACAGTTGGAACAGGAGCTCGCTGAATATCTGAAAGTACCATATATAAGCCTGTTCACGAACGGCACTTTGCCGCTATTGACGGCTTTACAGGCTCTTCGCATAACAGGTGAGGTGATAACCACTCCTTACAGTTTTGTAGCAACCACTCATAGCATTTGGTGGAATGGTTGTCGCCCTGTATTCGTGGATATTGAGGAAGAAACCTGTGGTATTGACCCCGATAAGATAGAAGCGGCCATAACGCCCAAGACCACGGCTATAATGCCCGTGCATTGCTATGGCAAGCCGGTAAACATGAAGGCAATTCAGGCAATTGCAGATAAATATGGTTTGAAGGTGATCTACGATGCCGCACACGCCTTTGGTGTTGAGGTAGATGGTGAGAGCGTACTTAATGCAGGTGATATGAGTACGCTTAGTTTCCATGCCACAAAGGTTTATAATACCCTTGAAGGTGGTGCTTTGGTAATGCACGACGAAGTGACAAAGAAGCGTATAGACTATCTAAAGAACTTTGGTTTTGCTGGAGAAACAGAGGTAGTTGCTCCCGGTATCAACAGCAAGGTTGATGAGGTAAGAGCGGCATACGGATTACTTAATCTAAAGCAAGTAGATGAAGCCATAGAGAAACGTCATCAGGTAGCCATCAAGTACCGTAAAGCATTACGCAATGTGCCAGGAATCCGTTTCTTTGACGATATGTCTGGAGTGCGTCATAATTACAGTTATTTTCCCATCTTTATCAATGCAAAGGAATATGGTAAGACTCGCGACCAACTCTACTTTGAGATGAAAGAGAAAAATGTGCTTGGACGCCGGTATTTCTATCCACTTATTAGTACATTCAGTACCTATCGTGGTCTTCCGAGTGCTGCACCTGCGAACCTACCAGTAGCGACACGTTTGGCAGAGGAGGTGATATGCCTGCCTATGCATCATGAACTAAGCGAAGAAGATATTACAAGAGTTTTGAATTTGATAATGTAA
- a CDS encoding nucleotidyltransferase family protein, translated as MKKMDEVKVKNLFVFLEEKFCGLVTIGDIQRAIIKSIPLTEQVGKILNTTKIYASVDDSINEIKEKMHQIWADCMPVLDKKGNLKDIVFWKDVSGNDVQSERQPIHLPVVIMAGGKGTRLKPITNVIPKPLVPIGDKTILETILNQFEGIGCHKFYMSVNYKADMMKYYLSQLDHKYDIEFFQEDKPLGTIGSVSLLKGKITTPFFVSNCDSINEQDYRDVYDYHVENHNDLTIVTMVKTFKIPYGVIETGEDGLMTSLSEKPELTYQVNTGVYILNPSCIDEIPEGEFFHITHLMEKIKARGGRVGCFPVSEHAWKDMGEWPEYLKMINVL; from the coding sequence ATGAAAAAGATGGATGAGGTGAAGGTGAAGAATCTTTTTGTTTTTCTGGAGGAAAAATTCTGTGGGTTGGTGACCATTGGTGATATTCAACGCGCCATTATTAAGAGCATACCTCTTACCGAGCAAGTTGGAAAGATACTCAATACTACCAAAATCTATGCATCTGTAGATGATTCTATCAATGAAATCAAAGAAAAGATGCATCAGATTTGGGCAGATTGTATGCCTGTTCTTGATAAAAAAGGGAATCTGAAGGATATTGTATTCTGGAAAGACGTGTCGGGCAATGATGTGCAGTCTGAGCGCCAACCCATCCATCTTCCTGTTGTTATTATGGCAGGCGGTAAGGGTACGCGCCTAAAACCCATCACCAATGTTATTCCGAAGCCCTTGGTCCCCATTGGCGATAAGACTATTTTGGAAACGATTCTTAACCAGTTCGAAGGCATTGGCTGCCATAAGTTCTATATGTCGGTCAACTACAAGGCTGACATGATGAAATACTATCTCAGTCAGCTTGACCACAAATATGACATCGAATTCTTCCAGGAGGACAAACCACTGGGTACCATAGGTAGTGTTTCTCTTCTGAAAGGTAAAATAACCACTCCGTTCTTTGTGAGCAACTGTGATAGCATCAACGAGCAGGACTATCGTGATGTTTATGACTACCACGTAGAGAACCATAACGACCTTACCATTGTCACGATGGTAAAGACATTCAAGATTCCCTACGGTGTAATCGAGACAGGCGAGGACGGCCTGATGACCTCATTGAGTGAAAAACCTGAGTTGACTTACCAGGTAAATACTGGAGTTTATATACTCAATCCCAGCTGCATTGATGAGATACCAGAAGGCGAATTCTTCCATATTACTCATTTGATGGAGAAGATTAAAGCCCGTGGTGGTAGAGTTGGTTGTTTCCCAGTCAGCGAACACGCGTGGAAGGATATGGGTGAATGGCCGGAGTACCTTAAGATGATAAATGTACTTTAG
- a CDS encoding oligosaccharide flippase family protein, producing MAKSSIAKGAIISYISIFLNIVISLVYTPWMINQVGVSDYGLYSLVTAFLSYFLLDFGLSGTITRFIAKYRAEGDEEKVANMLGITAKVYLIFDTIIFVVLFVLFFFLANIFGGLTPEEIERLKVLYCIAGTFSVLSFLFKPVSGAMMAYEFFVENKLLDLVVRVGTVILIVIALLLDGNVYHIVFITGAVGFGTAVLRYLIFTKKSKIRINWKYFEKAELIALFSFSAWILLVQLAQMFRLSLVPTILGIFSDTTEISIFSVGRNLEGMVYTISAALNGLFLPVVSRLSHSGDRKSIMDLMIRVGRIQLYVIFLIFAGFCAFGERFIHLWVGETFHASYFVFIFLVFVNVISLTMQIAMDMVYAENKIKHTATRVLISSVIGIILSIIVAPKYGALGCAAATGVALILTQILYVDFYQRKMGLDMKHFFKNCHLRILPPLTVYTVAAYFIQRYLPFEGWMALIISMGIYAIGYCVIIWLFLANKYEKNLVLSFMSKKRINESE from the coding sequence ATGGCAAAAAGTAGTATCGCAAAAGGAGCTATAATTTCCTATATATCAATATTCCTCAATATCGTTATCTCCTTGGTATATACACCTTGGATGATAAACCAGGTTGGTGTGTCAGATTATGGTTTATATAGTTTGGTTACTGCATTTTTGTCATATTTTCTGCTGGATTTCGGTCTTTCTGGTACTATCACTCGTTTTATTGCCAAATATAGGGCCGAGGGTGATGAGGAAAAGGTTGCTAATATGCTTGGTATAACAGCAAAGGTATATCTGATATTTGATACCATCATATTTGTTGTCCTATTTGTACTGTTTTTCTTCCTTGCCAATATATTCGGAGGGTTAACGCCAGAAGAGATAGAAAGACTTAAAGTCTTGTACTGCATTGCTGGAACTTTTAGCGTACTTTCTTTCTTGTTCAAACCAGTTAGTGGTGCCATGATGGCATACGAGTTCTTTGTGGAGAACAAGTTGCTGGATTTGGTAGTCCGGGTAGGTACAGTAATATTGATAGTTATAGCGTTGCTTCTTGATGGGAACGTTTATCATATTGTATTCATTACAGGAGCGGTTGGATTCGGGACCGCTGTTCTTAGATACTTAATCTTCACAAAGAAGTCAAAAATCAGAATTAACTGGAAGTATTTTGAGAAAGCAGAACTTATTGCACTTTTCTCTTTCTCTGCATGGATATTACTTGTTCAGTTGGCTCAGATGTTCAGGCTAAGTTTAGTCCCAACCATTCTCGGGATATTCTCTGACACGACTGAAATATCAATTTTTTCAGTGGGGCGTAACCTTGAAGGAATGGTATATACTATTTCTGCCGCGTTAAATGGCCTTTTCCTGCCAGTAGTATCTAGATTGTCGCATTCTGGTGACAGGAAAAGTATTATGGATTTGATGATAAGAGTTGGGAGAATACAGTTATATGTCATTTTTCTGATATTTGCAGGTTTCTGTGCTTTTGGTGAGCGTTTTATTCATTTGTGGGTTGGAGAGACGTTCCATGCATCATACTTTGTGTTCATATTCTTAGTATTTGTGAATGTCATTTCATTAACAATGCAAATTGCAATGGACATGGTATATGCAGAGAATAAAATAAAACATACAGCAACTCGAGTTTTGATAAGTTCTGTGATTGGTATTATTCTCTCTATCATCGTCGCTCCAAAATATGGTGCTCTGGGTTGTGCTGCCGCTACGGGTGTGGCATTGATACTAACACAAATACTCTATGTGGATTTCTATCAAAGAAAAATGGGGCTGGATATGAAGCATTTTTTCAAAAACTGTCATCTGAGAATCCTGCCCCCACTGACGGTTTATACCGTTGCCGCTTATTTCATACAACGTTATTTACCCTTTGAAGGATGGATGGCTTTGATTATTTCCATGGGAATCTATGCTATAGGGTATTGTGTTATAATATGGTTGTTCTTGGCGAACAAATACGAGAAGAATCTCGTTTTAAGTTTCATGTCCAAGAAACGTATTAATGAATCAGAGTAA
- a CDS encoding SDR family NAD(P)-dependent oxidoreductase, with amino-acid sequence MIDYNPFTLEGKTILVTGASSGIGKGIAITCSRMGATVIINGRNTERLHETLSQMSGEGHTVAAVDLTDAGALASMVNQLPKLDGLVQCAGLGQRVACKDLHSEDVNQVMDVNFKAPVMLQAELLRQKKINKGASIVFVASIASWSPSLGNSIYSASKGAIISYANCLSLELAPRKIRVNCISPAMVWTDLILNESIDVELLKEDEATYPLKRYGQPEDIANLAVYMLSDASTWMTGSNVNITGGGIL; translated from the coding sequence ATGATAGACTACAATCCGTTCACACTTGAAGGTAAAACCATTTTGGTGACAGGCGCCTCCTCGGGCATTGGAAAAGGTATTGCTATTACTTGCTCCAGGATGGGGGCAACGGTCATCATCAACGGTAGAAATACTGAGAGGTTGCATGAAACACTCTCCCAGATGAGTGGAGAAGGACATACTGTGGCTGCGGTTGATTTAACAGATGCCGGTGCTTTGGCTTCTATGGTGAACCAATTGCCCAAGTTGGACGGGTTGGTACAGTGTGCTGGTTTGGGGCAAAGGGTGGCCTGTAAGGATTTGCATTCAGAAGATGTCAATCAGGTGATGGATGTGAACTTCAAGGCTCCCGTTATGCTCCAGGCTGAATTGCTGCGGCAAAAGAAGATAAACAAAGGGGCATCCATTGTGTTTGTAGCATCCATAGCATCGTGGTCTCCCAGTTTGGGCAATTCTATCTATAGTGCCTCCAAAGGTGCTATTATCTCTTACGCTAATTGCCTGTCGCTGGAGTTGGCTCCAAGGAAGATTCGCGTGAATTGCATCAGCCCCGCGATGGTATGGACTGATTTGATTCTCAATGAGAGTATTGATGTGGAATTGCTCAAGGAAGACGAAGCGACTTACCCTCTCAAGCGCTACGGTCAACCTGAGGATATAGCCAATCTTGCAGTCTATATGCTGTCCGACGCTTCCACATGGATGACAGGGAGTAATGTAAATATAACAGGAGGGGGCATTTTATAG